The Methanocaldococcus jannaschii DSM 2661 genome has a segment encoding these proteins:
- the cyaB gene encoding class IV adenylate cyclase yields the protein MIEVEIKVKIDDKNKVVEQLKKLGFKFIKKKFQEDIYFNGIDRDFRETDEALRIRDEDGNFFVTYKGPKIDKISKTREEIEVKIEDKEKMRQIFKKLGFKEVPPIRKIREIYKKEDIEASIDDVEGLGLFLELEKSISDINEKDKVLEEMMEILKALNISKDNIIRKSYLELRGL from the coding sequence ATGATAGAGGTTGAGATTAAGGTAAAAATTGATGATAAAAATAAAGTTGTAGAGCAATTAAAAAAACTTGGATTTAAATTTATCAAGAAGAAATTTCAGGAGGATATTTATTTCAATGGAATTGATAGGGACTTTAGAGAAACTGATGAAGCTTTGAGAATTAGGGATGAGGATGGAAATTTCTTTGTTACCTATAAAGGTCCAAAAATAGATAAAATATCAAAAACAAGAGAAGAGATTGAAGTAAAAATAGAGGATAAAGAAAAGATGAGGCAAATATTTAAAAAACTTGGATTTAAAGAAGTTCCACCAATCAGAAAGATTAGGGAGATTTACAAAAAGGAGGATATAGAGGCAAGTATTGATGATGTTGAGGGTCTTGGCTTATTCTTAGAATTAGAAAAGTCAATATCAGATATTAATGAAAAAGATAAGGTTTTAGAGGAGATGATGGAGATACTGAAAGCTTTAAATATTAGTAAAGACAATATCATTAGAAAATCATACTTGGAGCTAAGGGGATTATAA
- a CDS encoding Rrf2 family transcriptional regulator, which yields MKVVGLTKKIMEHLKEPITIKELAKKLNMHPKNLDVKIRVLRDLGLVETKKGRNGGVRLTKEGLYLLEKGEITLGSLKLQIVAKDRIGLLADITSRISKIGGNITSTVLEREGDEVIIYLVVENVDKDEIKNTLEDVVEKISILW from the coding sequence ATGAAAGTTGTTGGCTTAACCAAAAAAATTATGGAACATTTAAAAGAGCCAATAACAATTAAAGAACTTGCTAAAAAACTAAACATGCATCCAAAAAACTTAGATGTTAAAATTAGAGTTTTAAGAGATTTGGGATTAGTGGAAACAAAAAAAGGTAGAAATGGAGGAGTTAGATTAACAAAAGAAGGGTTATATTTGTTAGAAAAAGGAGAAATTACCTTAGGATCTTTAAAATTGCAGATTGTTGCTAAGGATAGGATTGGTTTGTTAGCTGATATAACTTCAAGAATATCAAAGATTGGGGGCAATATAACATCAACAGTCCTTGAGAGAGAAGGAGATGAGGTAATTATTTACTTAGTTGTGGAAAATGTAGATAAGGATGAGATAAAAAATACTTTGGAGGATGTGGTTGAAAAAATCTCCATTCTTTGGTGA
- a CDS encoding 50S ribosomal protein L41e: protein MKRSSRRWKKKGRMRWKWYKKRLRRLKRERKRARS, encoded by the coding sequence ATAAAGAGGAGTTCAAGAAGATGGAAAAAGAAAGGAAGAATGAGATGGAAGTGGTACAAGAAAAGATTAAGAAGGTTAAAGAGAGAGAGAAAGAGAGCTAGGTCATAA
- the gatC gene encoding Asp-tRNA(Asn) amidotransferase subunit GatC has protein sequence MDEKTIEKIKKEAEEIINKFSEVLEKFNLEMEESYYIIDTRNVLREDEAVESNPEFREKFLKIAPKVNKEGYVVVEKGSWLK, from the coding sequence ATGGATGAAAAAACCATTGAAAAAATAAAAAAAGAGGCTGAAGAGATTATTAATAAATTTAGCGAGGTATTAGAGAAGTTCAACTTAGAGATGGAAGAGAGTTACTATATTATAGACACCAGAAATGTTTTAAGAGAGGACGAAGCAGTTGAAAGTAATCCAGAATTCAGAGAGAAATTCCTAAAAATTGCCCCTAAGGTAAATAAAGAGGGCTATGTTGTTGTAGAAAAAGGTAGCTGGTTAAAATAA
- the dapA gene encoding 4-hydroxy-tetrahydrodipicolinate synthase: protein MFKGVYPAIITPFKNKEVDFDGLEENINFLIENGVSGIVAVGTTGESPTLSHEEHKKVIEKVVDVVNGRVQVIAGAGSNCTEEAIELSVFAEDVGADAVLSITPYYNKPTQEGLRKHFGKVAESINLPIVLYNVPSRTAVNLEPKTVKLLAEEYSNISAVKEANPNLSQVSELIHDAKITVLSGNDELTLPIIALGGKGVISVVANIVPKEFVEMVNYALEGDFEKAREIHYKLFPLMKAMFIETNPIPVKTALNMMGRPAGELRLPLCEMSEEHKKILENVLKDLGLI, encoded by the coding sequence ATGTTTAAGGGGGTCTATCCCGCCATCATTACTCCTTTTAAAAATAAAGAAGTTGATTTTGATGGATTAGAGGAGAACATAAACTTTTTAATTGAAAATGGAGTTAGCGGAATTGTAGCTGTTGGAACTACTGGAGAAAGCCCTACTCTATCCCACGAAGAGCATAAAAAAGTTATTGAAAAAGTGGTAGATGTTGTTAATGGGCGAGTTCAGGTTATTGCAGGAGCTGGGTCAAACTGCACAGAGGAGGCAATAGAGCTTTCTGTTTTTGCTGAAGATGTGGGAGCAGATGCTGTATTGTCAATAACTCCCTATTATAATAAACCAACACAGGAAGGTTTAAGAAAGCATTTTGGAAAGGTTGCTGAATCTATAAATCTTCCAATAGTTTTATATAATGTTCCATCAAGAACAGCTGTTAATTTAGAACCAAAGACAGTAAAGCTTTTAGCTGAAGAATACAGCAATATTTCAGCAGTTAAAGAGGCAAATCCAAATCTTTCCCAAGTTTCTGAGCTAATACATGATGCTAAGATAACAGTTCTTTCAGGGAATGATGAACTAACCCTCCCAATAATCGCCTTAGGAGGAAAAGGGGTTATTAGCGTAGTGGCCAACATCGTCCCAAAAGAGTTTGTTGAAATGGTTAATTACGCATTAGAAGGAGATTTCGAAAAAGCAAGGGAAATTCATTATAAATTGTTCCCATTAATGAAGGCGATGTTCATTGAAACCAACCCAATTCCTGTTAAAACTGCCTTAAATATGATGGGAAGACCTGCTGGCGAGTTAAGATTGCCATTATGTGAGATGAGTGAAGAGCATAAAAAGATTTTGGAAAATGTTTTAAAAGATCTTGGTTTAATTTAA
- a CDS encoding 30S ribosomal protein S17e: MGRIRQTLIKRTAMELIKKYRDLFTTDFETNKRVLEEVAQISTKRLRNRIAGYITHKMRQLQ; the protein is encoded by the coding sequence ATGGGAAGGATTAGGCAGACATTAATTAAAAGAACAGCTATGGAATTAATTAAAAAGTATAGAGATTTATTTACAACTGACTTTGAAACAAATAAAAGAGTTTTAGAGGAAGTTGCTCAAATCTCAACAAAAAGATTAAGAAATAGAATTGCAGGATATATAACTCACAAAATGAGACAGCTCCAATAA